In the genome of Lysobacter sp. 5GHs7-4, the window GGCGATCCGCCGCGAGAAGTACGTCAGCAGCAAATAGGTAGGAACGAGGCCGGATACCGATCGGCCTCGTGAGTGAGGCGCTCTACCCACCGTACAGCCGCCCACCCGCTCGCAGAAGCGGGTATTGAAGCAGGGCCGACTCGCCCCGCCGGCGATCAGGACGAGAAACTCAGCGTCGGCGCGGGCTTTCCGTTCTTGATGGCGCATGCCCAGATGCGGCCGGCCGCTCCGCCCGAGAAAACGATCTCTCCATCGTTTGGACGCTCAGCCCAGAAAAAGCATATCTGGGCGATCTTCAGCCGCCGCAATTCCTCGCGCCATTCGTCCAACGAAGGGGTTTGATCCATCTGGGCTTCGATGAACTCCCTCACCGCACCCGAGAATTCCTCGAAGTGCGCCGCAAGCTGCTCCGCCTCGCCGATCAATCGCGGGGATGGGCCAATAACGACCTGTTCCTTGCCCCAGTCCCCTGCGATGTGGAATTTGATTTTCTCTCCGCCGATCCTCGCGACGGACTCCCACGCCTCTACGTCGTCGTCGAACGTCAGCTTCCCGAGCAGGTCGCTTTGGACGACGTCGGTTATCTGCCTTTTATCGCCGAACAAGAAACGCTTGATGCCATCAAACATATCTCCTCCCACTTCTTTAGAGGGATGTTTTCATCTCAGGCTCCGAAACCGCAGCCCAAGGTCGAGCGATAGTCCGTCATCGTCGTTTAGGTCATCGTCGGGATGGCGCCGTATATGCCGAAAACGGCCCCCTAAGAGCCCCATTCGGTCGCTACTCGTGCCCAGGGCGATCAGCTCGTATACCGCTTGAACTTAGAGCCAAAACGCAGTGTCGAGATGATGCTGACGTGCGTACGGCTTGCGCCGACGATCCGCTCCCGAAATCTTGTGAGCAGCGAGTCCGGATGCCGGCGTGCTAACCGGCGATGCCTTCCGGCAGTTCCACGATCGTGATCTTGAAATCAGGACTCAAGGGCCGGAACAGATCCGAACTCGACGTGTATCTGATACAGAAGAACACGCCATCCACCTGCATCAACTCCGCGTGGATCACGACCTGCTCGTTGACATCCACCCGCAATCTCGCCAGCAGCTCAGAACGATCGGAATGCGGGAAAACCTCGGGGAAGTCCCGTATCGAATTTCCGAAGAACATCCTATAGAAATAATTCGTGAGAACGCCCGTCTCTTCGTCGAATTCGGTTTGGCATTTGTTGATCAAAGACATCTGAGACAACAAGATGTGCCTGTTCTCATCGGACAATCTGGAGAGCAGAAAATCCAGCAGCGCCCTATCGAAGTCGTCGAAGGAGAACAGCTTCGTTGTGATTCGCGAATGGATCGCTTGTATGACGTTCATTCTATTGGCAACCACAATCAGACTGGGACGTTTGGCTGTTCATTAGAAGCGACGCTCCTCCGTAAATTGCGCTGCCAGGAAAGTACGGAACTCGATTTATTGCCTGGCGTAAGGGGGAAAACAACGGTCCCGCAGCCGCCAGTTCGTGCAGCTTCAACCCTTTTCTGGCCAATGGGTCCATACGTGCATGGAGCTGCCAGGGTACGTAGTCTCCGTTCAATCTGTTTTTGCTTTTCCTCCCGGCCAACCAACGTCCGAATTTGTTGTCCAGCCACCACTTCCTGTTCTTCAAGGCGCCCGTGGCCCACCTGGCAGGGAACATGGAATGGGAGTAGTTGGCCCAACCGCGAACAGCGGACCTCATGCCGCCCGCCCATCCTACGGCCAGCGTGTTGGCGAAGCCGGCGGCCTCGCCCCATTTGTACGCGCCACTGCACCGATTGACATTTCCATTCGTTCCGTTGAACTCGCGAATGGAGTTAGTCAAACCGAAGCTGACCATGTCTCCCCACCCCGCCCAGAAATCCACGGTTGATTGCTGGGGGCTCCATCCATCCGTCGCATCGTAAATGGCGCCCCACACCGGATCGAGCGAAAAATCGAGTCCGTACGGATCTACGGCCATCGTCGGCATGCCGCCAGCATAGGCGTATGTGTTGACTCCGCCCAACAGTCCAATGGGATCGCTCTGCGTGTACCGTCCCGTCGTCGGGTCGTAGTCCCGCATGTAGTTGTAATACAACCCGCTGGCCATGTCGTAGCGCTGGCCGGGGAAGCGCAGGTCGAACACGAAGGTCTGGCCGTTGCCGTCCGGATCCGTATTCGGCGCGTCGGTACCGAAGCCCTCCAGACTCTCGTCCCAACGCCAGACCGCGCGTTGCTGTGTCGGATCGATCACTGCGCGCGGCGTGCCCAGTTGGTCGGTCTGGACGTAGCGCAGCACCTGGCCGGCGCCGGTCCCGGTGAGCACACCGACCGGCACGCCCTCCATCCACACGTACTGCTGGATCGGTTGGCCGTTCGCATCGTATTGACCCAGCAGATTTCCGGCCTCGTCGTACACGAATCGCGTGGTCACGCTGGTCTGGCGCTGCACCTGCTCGCCGAAGCCGTTATAGGTGTACGTGGCCTGCACGACCCCGCCGGCCTTGGCGACGCTCATCCGGTTGGCCTGGTTGTAGACGTATTCCTTACCGGTGCCGCCCACCGTGCTCAGGTTGCCGTTGGCTTCATAGGTGCGCGCGACGCCTCCGACCGAAGTCAGCCTATGGCTGGCGACGTCGTAGCTGTAGTTCGTCGTGCTGCCGCCCGCCGTCACGCTCTGGCGATTGCCGGTGAGGTCGTAGACGTAGCTTTCCAGCACCACGTTCGCGCTGCTGCTACGCGTCAGCAGGCGGCCAACGGCGTCGTAGGCGAACTTCGCCCGCGTCGTGCTGGTCGACAGGCTGGCCGCACGGATCTCCTTCAGGTAGCTGGCGTTGTCGTAGACGTAGCCGATATTCAGGCCATCGTCCAACATCCCACTGGCCGAGGTGCTGGTATTCGGCCCGGCGTCGTAGACGGTGGTCGCGCGGTAGTTCTGATCGTAACCGCGCGTCAGGGTGCGGTTGTTGCCGTATTGCCAACTGCTGGCCGGACCCGCCGGCAGGTAGGCGGCATTCTTGACCAGCACCTGGCGCGTGCCGCCATCCGCGGTGACCCCGACCTCCTTGACCCGGCGCTGGGTGTCGCGCACGTAGTCGACCTGGGTGCCGTCCGGATACGTGAGGTTGGCCAGCTTGTTGCTCTTGTCGTAGCCATAGCGGACCACTCGGAGCTGGCCGTCGGTCGTCTGGACTTTGCGGGCGACATTGCCGAAGCGGTCGTAGCAGTACTCGGTGGCGCCGCTTTCGTCGGTCATCTTGCTCAGGCGGCCGACCGCGAAGGTCTCGCCGGACTGGCACACCGCGTTCACCGCGTCGTAAACGTAGGTCACGTTCTCCGCGGCGTTCGGATACGTCACCGAGAGCGGTCGATTGAGCGCATCGTAGACGTAGGTCGCGGTGATGCCACGCGCATCGGTCTGGGAGAGGCGGTTGTCGGCATCGTCGTAGACAAACGCGGTCGCGCCGCTGTCGGGGCTGACTTGTTCGGTCAAACGACCCAGGGCGTCGTAGGCGTAGTGGGTCGTCAGGCTCTTGGGATCGGTGACCGAGCGCACGTTGCCTACCGCGTCGTAGGTCATCGCGGTGCTGATCTGCAGGCCGCCGCTGGCGCCGTCGGAGACCGTGGTGACGAGACGGTCGAGATCGTCGTACTGATTGAGCGTCTGTACCAGGTTCGGATCGGTCACTTTGGTCTGGCGCCCTGCGGCATCGTAGGTCAGCAGGTGCGTGGTGCCGCTGGTGCCGACCGCGCTGGCCACCCGATTGAGCTTGTCGAACGCGACGGTTTGCGTGCGTTTGAGCACATTGCCCGGGGCATAGGATTTGTCGGTCAGGCGGTTGCCGGCCGAGTCGTAGGTGTAGCGCAGTTCGTTGCCGGCCTGATCGCGTACCGTCAGCAACCAGTTTTGGTTGCTGTAGGTCATGTCGACGTAGTTGCCGTCCGGCGTGGTCATGCGGGTGACGTTGCCGCGCGCGTCGGTGACGTAGGTGGTGATCTGGTCGTCCGTGGTCGATCCGTCGTCGCTGCCGCGCACGATCTGCTGCTGCAGCCAGCCGCGTGGGTGGAAGACCATTTCGGCGACGACGCCGTTGGCGTCGCGGATTCTCGTCGGCCGGCCCGCGCCGTCGTAGCGCAGGAACTCGACCTTCTGTCCCAACGCGTTCTCGACCTCCTTGCGATCGCCCAGACGATGGCAAGGCTCGATGCCCGCGGCGCAGCCGCTGGTGTCGGCGCTGGTGTAGTAACGGATCGTCACGACGTCGTTGACGTCGGTACGCGGGCCGTCGATCTGCTTGACCAGACGGCGATCGGGGCAGCCGGCATTGGGATCGGAGATATCGCTCCCGGTGCAGTAGCTGTAGGTCGTGGTCGCAAAGGTCCCATCGTCCTTGCGCCGACGGACTTGGCTGATCGCGATGGGGCGGCCCTGCGTCAAAACGAACGCGAACTCCGTCCGGAAGACCTGCGTACTCGCACTGGAGCCGGTCTGCTCGCTGGACACCCAGCCGTTGGTGTAGGTCCAGGCCGTGGTGACCACCTCGCCGCTGTCCAGGGTCACCGCTTCGGTCAGCTTCTGCGATTGCCCGTTGTAGGTGTTGTCCACCGCCTTGAGCAGTGCGAACGAACCGTCGGCCTGCTTCTCCCACAACTCGGTACGGGTCTGATCGCCGTTGCCGTCGTAGGTATAGCGCAGCTCGTTGCCCAGGGCATCGATCTCCTTGCTGAGATACCCGCCGGGATTGAACACCTGGGTGGAGGTACGCGTGCTGGTGGTGCTGCCCTGATCGACGGCCTCGGTAACCGTCGTGGTGTTTGCGGCCGGATAGGCCAGGGTCCATACGGTGCCGCCCTGGTTCTGGCGCGTCACCTTGTCCTGGGCGTTGTAGGTGTTGACCACAGTGACCGCGCCGGCGCCATCGGTGATCGAGGTGACGTTGTGCTGGTCGTTCGCGTCCGCGTAGGCGAATGCCTGACTGTAGTCGGTGAGGCCGGCCACCGCGACCAGGTTTCCGCGCGTGGCGCCCTGGTGGATGTCGTGCGTGTAGTTCACCTCGCGACCGTCGTTGGCCACGATTTTCGTCAACCGGCCGGTGGTGTCGCTGTATTGCAGATCCAGCGCATATCCCGTCGGCAGGCCGCCATGGGTCTTCTCGACGATCCGTGTGAGGCGCGGCTGATAGGCCACCAGCATCGGCTTGTTGGGGTCGACCGCGCGGCGCGAGGTGCCGATCAGGGGCAGACGGTTGCGCTCGTCGTAACTCAGCTCCTGCTGCCAGCCATTGGCCGCGACGCGGGTCGCCAGGTAGCCGCGCGAGTCGTAAACATCGCGGGAGCCATCGCGGTACTGGAACTGGAAACCGCCGCCGGTGAGCGCCAGCAGCTGACCGGTCGCGCCGCCGGAGGGAGACACATAGGCGCCACCGGAGTAGACGTAGCGGCTGCGGCCGCCACAACCGGTACGGATGACGATCGAGCCATCCGGATACTCGAACAGGCGCTTGTCGTAATTGTGCGACCAGCCGTAGCCGACCGAACTGTCGTATTCCGAACGGCTGTCGTAGCGGCGCGAGAACTGGATCGGAAAGTTGACGCCGACCGTCATGTCGACGTAACTCAGATACAGGCTGCCATCGTAGGTCCAGACCGGGTCGCCGACACCGGTACCGTTCGATCCCTGTGCATTGGCCTTGCAGCAGCCATCGCCGCTGCATGGGCGCGACTCGGGCCCCTGCGGCGCGGCGCCCGGCGTCACGCTGGAGCCGATGCCGTCGGCACGCGCCGGACCGACGGAAACAGGCGACGACAGCAGGAAGGCGCACAGCAGACCCAGGGCGACCGCGTACCAGCCGCGCGCAGAGCGCGGGTGCGGATGGGGCGTAGCGCCGCGGCGATCGGCCGGAACGGGCGAAAGCTGCATGCTCATTTTCCTTCGACCGGCGAGCCGGTCTGCTGTGTGCTGGCTCGCGCGCTTGGCGTCACCATCACCTTGACGGTGGCGGCACCGAAGTTGCCTTCGTAGCCGCGGATATTGAGAGTGACGAAGTGCTCGCCGGGGTTGAATGCGCTGGTGTCCCAGGTCCACGTCATCGGCAGATAGCCGAGCTCGTTCTCGTAGGTAAAGACGCCGTCCACGTAGTAGACCGCCTCGAAGCGTCGTTGAATCACGCGCTCGCGGTCGGCGTCGGCCACGTCCACGCGGAACCGCACCGCTCCGCTCACGATCCAACGCCCCTGGTCGTCGCGCGCGTAATCTCCGACCGGAACCAGTTGCGCGCGCACGTCGCCGCGCGTGTCCAGCGGCTGCTGCGTACTGTTGCCGATCTGCTTGCGGACGACGGCCTGTCTTTCGCGCATCGCCGCGGCGCCCTGCTCGGCCACGAAGCGAGTCGTCTCCGCCG includes:
- a CDS encoding RHS repeat-associated core domain-containing protein; this translates as MQLSPVPADRRGATPHPHPRSARGWYAVALGLLCAFLLSSPVSVGPARADGIGSSVTPGAAPQGPESRPCSGDGCCKANAQGSNGTGVGDPVWTYDGSLYLSYVDMTVGVNFPIQFSRRYDSRSEYDSSVGYGWSHNYDKRLFEYPDGSIVIRTGCGGRSRYVYSGGAYVSPSGGATGQLLALTGGGFQFQYRDGSRDVYDSRGYLATRVAANGWQQELSYDERNRLPLIGTSRRAVDPNKPMLVAYQPRLTRIVEKTHGGLPTGYALDLQYSDTTGRLTKIVANDGREVNYTHDIHQGATRGNLVAVAGLTDYSQAFAYADANDQHNVTSITDGAGAVTVVNTYNAQDKVTRQNQGGTVWTLAYPAANTTTVTEAVDQGSTTSTRTSTQVFNPGGYLSKEIDALGNELRYTYDGNGDQTRTELWEKQADGSFALLKAVDNTYNGQSQKLTEAVTLDSGEVVTTAWTYTNGWVSSEQTGSSASTQVFRTEFAFVLTQGRPIAISQVRRRKDDGTFATTTYSYCTGSDISDPNAGCPDRRLVKQIDGPRTDVNDVVTIRYYTSADTSGCAAGIEPCHRLGDRKEVENALGQKVEFLRYDGAGRPTRIRDANGVVAEMVFHPRGWLQQQIVRGSDDGSTTDDQITTYVTDARGNVTRMTTPDGNYVDMTYSNQNWLLTVRDQAGNELRYTYDSAGNRLTDKSYAPGNVLKRTQTVAFDKLNRVASAVGTSGTTHLLTYDAAGRQTKVTDPNLVQTLNQYDDLDRLVTTVSDGASGGLQISTAMTYDAVGNVRSVTDPKSLTTHYAYDALGRLTEQVSPDSGATAFVYDDADNRLSQTDARGITATYVYDALNRPLSVTYPNAAENVTYVYDAVNAVCQSGETFAVGRLSKMTDESGATEYCYDRFGNVARKVQTTDGQLRVVRYGYDKSNKLANLTYPDGTQVDYVRDTQRRVKEVGVTADGGTRQVLVKNAAYLPAGPASSWQYGNNRTLTRGYDQNYRATTVYDAGPNTSTSASGMLDDGLNIGYVYDNASYLKEIRAASLSTSTTRAKFAYDAVGRLLTRSSSANVVLESYVYDLTGNRQSVTAGGSTTNYSYDVASHRLTSVGGVARTYEANGNLSTVGGTGKEYVYNQANRMSVAKAGGVVQATYTYNGFGEQVQRQTSVTTRFVYDEAGNLLGQYDANGQPIQQYVWMEGVPVGVLTGTGAGQVLRYVQTDQLGTPRAVIDPTQQRAVWRWDESLEGFGTDAPNTDPDGNGQTFVFDLRFPGQRYDMASGLYYNYMRDYDPTTGRYTQSDPIGLLGGVNTYAYAGGMPTMAVDPYGLDFSLDPVWGAIYDATDGWSPQQSTVDFWAGWGDMVSFGLTNSIREFNGTNGNVNRCSGAYKWGEAAGFANTLAVGWAGGMRSAVRGWANYSHSMFPARWATGALKNRKWWLDNKFGRWLAGRKSKNRLNGDYVPWQLHARMDPLARKGLKLHELAAAGPLFSPLRQAINRVPYFPGSAIYGGASLLMNSQTSQSDCGCQ
- a CDS encoding DUF2262 domain-containing protein encodes the protein MFDGIKRFLFGDKRQITDVVQSDLLGKLTFDDDVEAWESVARIGGEKIKFHIAGDWGKEQVVIGPSPRLIGEAEQLAAHFEEFSGAVREFIEAQMDQTPSLDEWREELRRLKIAQICFFWAERPNDGEIVFSGGAAGRIWACAIKNGKPAPTLSFSS